The region GATCGGGCAGGGCAAGCTGTCGCTGCACGGTTGGTTCTTCGATATCCAGAACGGCGTGACCCTGGGTCTGGACGGTGAGACCGGCCGCTTCACGGCGATCAAGGAAGACAGCCCCCTGCCGATCGCGCTGGAGGCGGGAGCCCGTCGCGCCGCCGATTACACGCCAATGGAAGCCGCCGCATGAAATCTTCCGCCTTGGCACGCCCCGGCGTGTCGATCCCCAACCTGAAGGCGTTGCCGCGCGATTTCACCGCGTCGATCGTGGTGTTTCTGGTCGCGATGCCGCTGTGCATGGGCATCGCGGTCGCCAGCGGAATGCCGCCGGAGCGCGGGCTGATCACCGGCATCATCGGCGGCATCGTCGTCGGTGCGCTGGCGGGTTCGCCGTTGCAGGTCAGCGGCCCCGCCGCCGGCCTCGCGGTCATCGTCTATGAACTCGTGCGCGATCACGGCCTGTCGGCGCTCGGTCCGATCCTGATCCTGGCCGGCGCGATCCAAGTCGCGGCCGGCATCTTCAAGCTCGGCGGCTGGTTCCGGGCGATCTCGCCGGCCGTGGTTCACGGCATGCTGGCGGGGATCGGCGTGCTGATCGTCGTCGGGCAGTTCCACGTCCTGTTCGATGCCAAGCCCTTGCCCAACGGGCTCGGCAATCTGGCGGCGATGCCGGGCCGACTGCTCGGCCTGTCGACCGACATTCAGGCGGCGGAACTGGCGTTCGCGATCGGCGTGACGACGATCCTGGTGATGCTGGGCTGGGAGAAATTCCGTCCGCAGGCGCTGAAGCTCGTGCCCGGGGCGCTCATGGGCGTGCTTGCCGGCACGATCGTCGCGGTCCTGCTCGGCCTGGACGTGGCCAAGGTCGAGGTGCCGAATTCGATCATCGGCGCGATCGCGCTGCCCGACGACGGCTTCCTCGCCAAGTGGCTCGATCCGTCGATCATCGCCGCCGCACTCGCCATCGCGTTCATCGCCAGCGCGGAGACGTTGCTGTCGGCGGCGGCGGTGGACCGGATGCATTCCGGCGTGCGCACCGATTACAACAAGGAATTGCGGGCGCAAGGCGTGGGCAACCTGCTCTGCGGTGCCGCCGGCTCGCTGCCGATGACCGGCGTGATCGTGCGCTCGTCCGCGAACGTCCAGGCGGGCGCGGTCACCCGCGCCTCGGCGATCCTGCACGGAATCTGGATCCTCGGTTTCGTCGCGATGCTGCCCTGGCTGTTGCGCGAGATCCCGATGGCCGCTCTGGGCGCGATCCTCGTCGTGACCGGCGTGCGGCTGGTCAGCCTCGATCACGTGAAGCATCTGTTCCGCGATTACGGGCTGTTGCCGGCGATGATCTGGGCGGTGACGCTGATGCTGGTCGTCTCGGTCGATCTGCTCACCGGCGTGCTGGTCGGCATCGGACTGTCGGCGCTGGAACTGCT is a window of Sphingomonas sp. Leaf357 DNA encoding:
- a CDS encoding SulP family inorganic anion transporter, which translates into the protein MKSSALARPGVSIPNLKALPRDFTASIVVFLVAMPLCMGIAVASGMPPERGLITGIIGGIVVGALAGSPLQVSGPAAGLAVIVYELVRDHGLSALGPILILAGAIQVAAGIFKLGGWFRAISPAVVHGMLAGIGVLIVVGQFHVLFDAKPLPNGLGNLAAMPGRLLGLSTDIQAAELAFAIGVTTILVMLGWEKFRPQALKLVPGALMGVLAGTIVAVLLGLDVAKVEVPNSIIGAIALPDDGFLAKWLDPSIIAAALAIAFIASAETLLSAAAVDRMHSGVRTDYNKELRAQGVGNLLCGAAGSLPMTGVIVRSSANVQAGAVTRASAILHGIWILGFVAMLPWLLREIPMAALGAILVVTGVRLVSLDHVKHLFRDYGLLPAMIWAVTLMLVVSVDLLTGVLVGIGLSALELLPHLKRLRLKVNETQNDGTHDIVLDGTATFVSLPRLSDRLEAVPPGKRIRLDISCLMGADHTTAAMLHEWLQRRRATGAVVDIAGDTGKVAKLAA